GCCCACGATAGAACGCGACGGTGGCGCCGCCGCGCGCGAGGCTCACGAGCTGCTCCATCGTCTCGAGCGGGATGAACTTCGGCGCGGGGACGAGCACGACGCGATAGCGTGCCCCGCCGCTCGTGATGAGTCGCCCGCCGATGGTCCGCGTGCCGGCGAGCTGCTTGTCACTCACGTAATCGTACATGTACCCGCGCTCGAGCATCCGCTCGGCCGCCATCCGGAACGCCGAGCTGTCGTACGGCGGGATGGCGTCGAAGTGGTCGAGCAGCGCGGCGGTCTGACCCTCCGTGCTGAACCCCTGTGACGTGAAGCCGCCAGCCGGCGCCTGGCCCGTCATGGCGAAGCCACTTCCAGCCGCCTGGCGACCGCGCGCTCGCGGGCGTTCGGCGAAGCGGTCGAAGATGGGGAAGTAGAGCAGCACGTCGTCGTCGGGCAGGCCCGACTGCATGAAGCTCTGCACGCGTGCGGCATATGCGTTGAGCTCCGCGAAGTCGCATCGGCAAGGCGGCTGCGGCGGAGCGCTTCCGGGGGGGCGGCTGAGCGATGAAACAGAGAAGACTCATCCGCTCTGGCAGACGAGACTGACCGTTCTGGGCACATTCCTGCCATTGACATCGCCGGTGTCTCGCCGTATTTTGGTGGTATGAAAGTCAAGACATCTATCACCCTCGCCGAGGACCTTCTCGAGGCCATCGACCAGCAGGCCGGCCCCAGGAAGAACCGCTCGGACTTTATCGAGACGGCGGTCCGAGCCTACATCGCCCAGCGCGTCCGCGAGCGGCAGAACTCCCACGATCTGGCGATCATCAACCGGCGCGCCAAGCACCTGAACGAAGAGGCGGCGGACGTCCTTTCCTATCAGGTGCTGCCGTGAAACGCGGCGACTTCTACCGCGTGCACCACCCCTCGGCGCGCGATCCGCGCAGATCCCGGGTCTTCCTCGTCGTCAGCCGCCAGGTGCTGATCGACTCCCGCTTCTCGACCGTCGTGTGCGCGCCGGTCTATTCGCAGCATGACGGCTTGTTCACGCAGGTTGCCGTCGGCGCGGATGAGGGTCTCAAGCACGAATCGAGCATTCACTGCGACGAACTCGTGAGCCTGCCGAAATCGTCCCTGACCGACTACATCGGCACTCTGCACCCGGGCAGGACTCCGGACCTGGACACTGCGCTGCGACTCGCCCTCGACTTGCCGTGAAGCCGAGGGAAGCAGCCCCGTGAGCCAGCTCCTCATCCAGCGCTATCTCAACCAGCTCGCCGACCTGCGCAAGGTCTCCGGCACCCACCGCGAGTCGGTCGTCCGCGAGGCGTTCAAGGACCTGCTCAAGGGCTACGCGCGCTCGCACGACCTCGTCTTCATCCCCGAGTACGAGATCGAGACGAAGACCAAGGAGCGCCGCTACGTCGACGGCGCCCTCCTCCACGCCCTGCGCATGCCGTTCGGCTACTGGGAGGCCAAGGACGAGAAGGACGACCTCGACGCCGAGATCCAGCACAAGCTGCGCCGCGGCTACCCGCAGGACAACATCCTCTTCGAGGACTCGCGCGAAGTCGTCCTGATGCAGGACGGCAGCTTCGTCATGCGCGCCCCCGTCGACGACGTCGCCAGGCTCGAACTCCTCCTCGGGCTCTTCTTCAAGTACGAGCGCCCGGAGATCTCCGAATTCCGCAAGGCGGTCGAGCAGTTCGCCACCGACCTTCCCGCGGTGCTCGAAGCCCTGCGCGAGATGATCGAGAAGGAGGCTGCCGGCAACGCCCCCTTCCGCAAGGCCGCGGTGCGATTCCTCAAGCACGCCCAGGAAACGATCAACCCCAGCCTCACCGACGCCGACGTTCGCGAGATGCTCATCCAGCACGTGCTGACCGAGGAGATCT
This is a stretch of genomic DNA from bacterium. It encodes these proteins:
- a CDS encoding ribbon-helix-helix domain-containing protein; translated protein: MKVKTSITLAEDLLEAIDQQAGPRKNRSDFIETAVRAYIAQRVRERQNSHDLAIINRRAKHLNEEAADVLSYQVLP
- a CDS encoding type II toxin-antitoxin system PemK/MazF family toxin; translated protein: MKRGDFYRVHHPSARDPRRSRVFLVVSRQVLIDSRFSTVVCAPVYSQHDGLFTQVAVGADEGLKHESSIHCDELVSLPKSSLTDYIGTLHPGRTPDLDTALRLALDLP